TGCGTGCGCGTCTGCACGCGCAGCTTTGCGTCGAGGTTCGACAGCGGCTCATCCATGAGGAAGACCTGCGGGCTACGCACGATCGCGCGGCCCATCGCAACGCGCTGACGCTGACCACCGGAGAGCGCCTTCGGCTTGCGCGCGAGGTAGTCTTCGAGGTCGAGAAGCTTGGCTGCCTCCAGCACGCGTGCGGCGCGCTCCTCCTTCTTGACGCCCGCGATCTTCAACGCGAAGCCCATGTTCTCGGCGACGGTCATGTGCGGGTAAAGCGCATAGTTCTGGAAGACCATGGCGATGTCGCGGTCCTTCGGCGGAACGTCGGTGACGTTGCGCTCGCCGATGAAAATGTTGCCGTCGTTGACCTCTTCGAGGCCGGCGAGCATGCGGAGCGATGTGGACTTGCCGCATCCGGATGGGCCAACGAGAACGAGGAACTCGCCATCGGCGACCTGCAGGTCGAGCTGGTCGACGGCTGGGCGGGTCGAGCCGGGGTAGAGGCGGGTTGCCTTGTCAAAAGTTACTGACGCCATGGTGGTATTACTCCTTCACCGGCAGGTACGTGCCGGACGATCCGTAGTGAATGGATGGTGTGGTCGCCATTGCTAGGGCAACAGCGACCGACTTCATAGTACGACATCGCCGGGGTTGTGCAGAATCGTCAGATGGAGCAGACGCACTGAGCGGGCCCAGGTGCCGCCTGGCCAATTCCCAGAGATCCGTCTTATTATCGTTGGTGCGTTTGCATGGAATTGCGATGCATAACTTTCCCCGTCACCCGAAGTGAGAATCCATGACCAACGCCGGATCCAACGATTCGCGGCCCAGCAAGAACTCGCGTCGTGCAGCTGCACGGGACAAAGCCAGAGTCTTGCGTGAGGCACAAAAGAAGAAGGAGCGTCGCAGGCGCGTCTTCTGGCAAGCCGGAATCGGCGTCGCGATCGTGGCAGTTCTGGCGATCGTGGCCGTGGTGATCGTGAGTTCCATCCACCCGCCGGCGCCGGGGCCGGCGAATATGGCGAGCGACGGCATCCTGATCGGCAAGGGCATGAAGGTGCAGACGACGGCCGCGCTCGGGCCGACCGCCTCGCCGATCGCAAACACGCCGGATCCGACTGGGTCCACCGTGAGCATCGTGACGTATGTCGACTATCTGTGCCCGTTCTGCGGCGAGTTCGAGAAGACGAATTCCGAACAGATCGGCAAGCTTGTCGACAGCGGGGCTGCGACCGTCGAGATTCATCCGGTGCCGCTGCTGGCCAGCCACTCCGCCGGAACGAAGTATTCGCTGCGGGCCACGAACGCGGCGGCTTGCATCGCAAACTACAGCCCGAACTCGTTCTGGGATTTCAACAGTCTGCTGTTCAAGAATCAACCGGCAGAGGGCGGCCCTGGGCTCACAGACGAGCAGCTCAAGTCGTTCGTTCAGCAGGCCGGGGTGTCGCACTATTCGTCGATCTCGACCTGTATGGACGACGGCCGGTTTGACAATTGGGCGCAGGACGCGTTGAACCGGGCGTTGTCCGGCCCGATCGCCAACTCCACCGTGAAGCAGCTGACGGGAACACCGCTCGTGCTCGTGAACGGCAAGCAGTACTCCGGCTCGCTGACCGATCCGGATGAGTTCCGCGCCTTCGTCGTGCAGGCGCAGAGCCAGACGTACTCCACGTCGACGCCGGTGCCGACGTCGACGGCGACTCCCACGCCGACGGCCACACCGTAGTTGCGTGCGGCCGCAGGCGGTGCAGCCGTGCGGTGCCTGCGCCGGGGCGCGCGAACCCCTAAGATTGTCTGACGTGACGGCCGCACGCCTGATCTGCCGGCCTGGCGCAATTGGTAGCGCACCACTCTTGTAAAGTGGGGGTTACGGGTTCGAGTCCCGTGGCCGGCTCTGGATGCCTTGCGAACACTGGGAACGCGGAGCATGTGACCGGGCGTCAAAGCTTCGCAGTCATGATTTAGTCATGATGACTTCGGAGCGCGCAGCTTCTTCAGCGCCTTGCGGCGAGCCTTCTCCACCTTGTTCGCTACCTCATCGAGCCGATCAGGCCACAGGTGGCCATAAGTGTTCAGTGTCTCCGAGGCGTCCTTATGTCCCAGCATCTGCTGCACGAGCTTCACATCAGCACCGGCCGATATCGCCATACTCGCGGCCGTGTGACGGAGCTTGTGCGGCGTCAGCCCGATACCATCGAGCCCGCAACCGAGGACGGCCTTTCGCCACTCGCGGGCACGCCAGTTGTGATCGTGAATGGCACCGCCCGTGCTCGACTGAAAGACGAAGCTCGACGCCGGGCGACCCTCTGTTAGGTCCGCGAGTTCGTCAACAATGAACGGCTGAATAGGGACCACGCGCGACTTGTGCCCTTTCGGGGTATCGAGCTTGCGTTTACCGTCGTTGCCGAGCGTGAACCCTTGCCGGATCGTCGCGCGCTTCGCGGGCAGGTTGAGCTGATCGATCGTCAGGGCAAGCGCTTCGTTGATTCGCAGACCCGAATAGGCGAGCAGGTGGATCAACGCCCGGTTGGATTCGCCACCGACGATCAGGGCGGCATCCGCTAGCGACTCGACTTCCCCATACGTCAGATACACGTGCCCGGCCTTGCTCACAGTCGGTAGCTCGACACCGCGAGCCGGATTGACCGCGAGCCACCCGTTACGCACCGCGTAGCCGAGCACCGAACTTAGAACGGTGTGCAGCCGGGCAATACTGGCCGGGCTCAACTTGCCCCGCTCGACATCGGCGGCGTAGTCGATCAGGTAAGCACGCGGCGCGGTGCCTTGCTGCAACTCGGTAATCCATTGCTCTATCTCGTGCGTCTCGATAGAGCCGATCCGCTGGGCTCCGAACTTCGGGTTTACCCACATGCGTAGATCACGCTCGTAGGTGAACCGGGTTGAGTCCTTCACGCGCTTCTTCGAGTTCAGCCACTGCTCCGCCACGGCGGCAACAGTCTTTCGGCCGTGCTCGATGGAGCGATATGAGCCCGAACGGATGTCGTTTTCAGTCTTCGCGAGGAAGTCTTCAGCGAGCGACTTCGTTCGAAGCGATCGTGAGCGTAGCTTCTTGCTGCCGTCGATCTGCATCTCGTACCAGTCGACGCGCCAGCGTGAGCCTTTGCCATGCTGGGCTGTCTGCACGGTCGTCTTCGCGCCCGTGGTCGAGTCCGTCTCGGATCTCGACCACCGGTCTGTGATCCATGCCCTAGCCACGGTCACGCCAGAATTGAATCACGTCCGAGTGCACGCCGAGCGCCTGAAGCGTGCGCATGGCGGCGTCACGATCCTGCTCGGTCATGGCGGCACCATCGCGCTCCCTGTCGAGGGCTTCGCTGTCGTCCGTGCCGAACTCTTCGCCTCTTAGGCGTCGTTTTTGGGTCAGTGCATAAATGCCGGATTGAAAGTCGCTGAGACGGGATTCGAGTTCTTCGATACGAGCTAACGTCTGCACGATCAGGCGTGCGTCTTGTGAGGCCGGGTTATCCATCAAATCGGGGCGGCGGTTTGTGCTAAGGGTGCTGAGCAGTAGGTGGCGAGCCGGTGTGGTTGCTAGTGGTGCACCCAACGCTGGCAAATCTAGAGGTTCGTCGGGGTTGTGCAGGTCGACCAGAAGTGCGACTAATGGGATATCAAGCGCGTGGGCGATCTCGATCAGCTCAGATGTCGACGGGTCCCGTTTCCGACCGCTCTCGATATTGGCGATTACCGATCGCGTGATCTTCGGGTTGCCGATCTTCGCCGCTAGGTCTTCCGCGCTCATCGCACGGCCTCGGTATTTTTTCACCCTTTGGCCGATCCACGTTGTTCGCTCTGCATCACTCATGACACAAACAATACCGTGAAAATGCCGCAAGGACACAATTCATGTGTATAGTGTTGTCAAGACACAGAGAGGATTTGCCAATGTCAACACGACAAAAAGAATCACCAGTCAAAACGTCAGCCCAGCAGCTTCAGGCACTCAACACGCCGATGCAGGTTTCAGCACACTTGGGAGTGCCGCTCACGACGCTGGCCCACTGGCGCTACGAAAACCGTGGCCCGGCCTTTACCAAGCTCGGCAAGCTCGTCCGCTACCCCAGTGAAGCCGTCGAGGCGTTCGTGGCGGCGAACATGACAACTACGGCGGCGTTCACGTGACCGGCGATGCCCGCGGGTGCGTGGTCCCGTGTTTCGCGGTTATGAAGTCGGCTTGCGGGCATGTGGCCGGGCTCGCGGCGAGTGGCGAGCAGGCGGAGAGCATCGCGGCATCGCTTGGTTCGGGTTGGTTTGCCAGCGAGGGACTGAGTCAGATCGAGCTGGCCGAGTTCAAGGCGGGCGTCTCGTGCGGATCATGTGAGCCGGCCACGAGCGCGGCGGGCGGCGATGTGGCCCCCGGCGTGTCGGCACTGAGAACGGCCGAAGTCGAGTAGCCGCCCGCGGCGCAGCCGCACCCACACAATCAGGCAGATAGGGCACCTAATAAGCCCCCACGATTCACCTGAGAAGCAGTGCAACTCCACAGTGATAATTCTCGATTCCGAGATACGGGGCGGCGTTCGCACCTTGCCGTAAGGCAGGCGCAGCCCCACACCGCAACGAAACGTGCAGGTGCACGGGGCGACGTTGTGAGGACGGCGGATCGGGGAGGAAAACCGCAGCAGTGAGGCGGCATGGAAAGACCATCTATTCAGCGGGCGATGCCCGTTCAAACTGACAAGCGGGTGTGCCCCGCATTACACGAAGGAACGAACTGATGACTGTTACGAATTCGATTCGCGAGACTGTGCAGAGCTGGGAACAGATGGAGGGATGTGACGAAGGCTTCGTCTATCTGGAGGGGCCGCGCACAGGCTGGAGCATGACCGGCGACCGGGCGGCGTTCGCACAGCTTGAGTTCATCCCGCAAGAGTACGGGGGCGAAGGCTTCGGGGTCGCGCTGAACATTCCGGGGTGCGGCACGGATCTTGAGAACGTGCTGACCCTGGCGCTTGACGACGCGAGGGCGCTTGTGCGGGAGTTGTCGGCACTGATCGCTCGGCTGTCAGCGGCAACCGAAACACCGATTAGAAGGATGAACTGATCGTGAATCTCATACCAGCCGCAAGCGAGCTTGACCCGTGCAAAGCGTTCACGTTCTGTAACGGGCATCGACCGACTGAAAGCGGCGTCGACCTCAGGTCGCACGTGGGGCCGTTCATCACGGTGAGATCCGGTGAATCGTTGATCGAGTTCGACATCGCGCACAACGAAGACACCGGCGAGACGGCGTTCGAGTTCGACATCGACATTTGGACGATTGATCCATCCGAACTCGATACGGAGCTTGCCGACATCCGGGCCATATTCGATCAATTCGAGGCCGCGGCACGCGCGTTCGATCTGGAACAGTATCGCCGTCACCCGGAGGTGTCCTCATGAGCGCTATGCCCATGCGCCCGACGTTGCTACGGCAAACGCGGAGCCTGTCAACGTCAGAACGCATCACAGCATTCGTGCGTGGCGAACTGGAGTCCAACGGCTGCACCATCAGCGACCTTGCGAAGATCCTCGACGTGTCGCAACACGGGGCATCCAGGCTCTGGCACGGTCGCCGTAAGCGGAACTACACCGTTCCGGAGTTAGTACGTATCGCCGTCGCGTTCGAGG
The Rathayibacter sp. SW19 DNA segment above includes these coding regions:
- a CDS encoding helix-turn-helix transcriptional regulator codes for the protein MSDAERTTWIGQRVKKYRGRAMSAEDLAAKIGNPKITRSVIANIESGRKRDPSTSELIEIAHALDIPLVALLVDLHNPDEPLDLPALGAPLATTPARHLLLSTLSTNRRPDLMDNPASQDARLIVQTLARIEELESRLSDFQSGIYALTQKRRLRGEEFGTDDSEALDRERDGAAMTEQDRDAAMRTLQALGVHSDVIQFWRDRG
- a CDS encoding helix-turn-helix transcriptional regulator; translation: MSTRQKESPVKTSAQQLQALNTPMQVSAHLGVPLTTLAHWRYENRGPAFTKLGKLVRYPSEAVEAFVAANMTTTAAFT
- a CDS encoding tyrosine-type recombinase/integrase, whose amino-acid sequence is MTVARAWITDRWSRSETDSTTGAKTTVQTAQHGKGSRWRVDWYEMQIDGSKKLRSRSLRTKSLAEDFLAKTENDIRSGSYRSIEHGRKTVAAVAEQWLNSKKRVKDSTRFTYERDLRMWVNPKFGAQRIGSIETHEIEQWITELQQGTAPRAYLIDYAADVERGKLSPASIARLHTVLSSVLGYAVRNGWLAVNPARGVELPTVSKAGHVYLTYGEVESLADAALIVGGESNRALIHLLAYSGLRINEALALTIDQLNLPAKRATIRQGFTLGNDGKRKLDTPKGHKSRVVPIQPFIVDELADLTEGRPASSFVFQSSTGGAIHDHNWRAREWRKAVLGCGLDGIGLTPHKLRHTAASMAISAGADVKLVQQMLGHKDASETLNTYGHLWPDRLDEVANKVEKARRKALKKLRAPKSS
- a CDS encoding helix-turn-helix domain-containing protein; amino-acid sequence: MSAMPMRPTLLRQTRSLSTSERITAFVRGELESNGCTISDLAKILDVSQHGASRLWHGRRKRNYTVPELVRIAVAFEVDPWDLLKRVVSV
- a CDS encoding DsbA family protein, coding for MTNAGSNDSRPSKNSRRAAARDKARVLREAQKKKERRRRVFWQAGIGVAIVAVLAIVAVVIVSSIHPPAPGPANMASDGILIGKGMKVQTTAALGPTASPIANTPDPTGSTVSIVTYVDYLCPFCGEFEKTNSEQIGKLVDSGAATVEIHPVPLLASHSAGTKYSLRATNAAACIANYSPNSFWDFNSLLFKNQPAEGGPGLTDEQLKSFVQQAGVSHYSSISTCMDDGRFDNWAQDALNRALSGPIANSTVKQLTGTPLVLVNGKQYSGSLTDPDEFRAFVVQAQSQTYSTSTPVPTSTATPTPTATP